One Stenotrophomonas oahuensis genomic region harbors:
- a CDS encoding energy transducer TonB — protein sequence MVRTHPRVVPLQIEASRVLGWSTAIAVHALAFLLLLIPATYVAAPLPRERTPVTFFEAIPEPPPPPVIIRKEEPKPITPATSTPVPRVAPLPPPTAVASDSLAVPPLPAADTQAPTLAPADPAPAMPTGVQLQYRTAPPPTYPIAAIRGNEQGTVVLRVRVEPDGKASSVMIERSSGSRALDNAARQQILRHWRFVPAQMNGQTVAAEGLVPVTFSLPD from the coding sequence ATGGTCCGGACCCATCCCCGCGTTGTACCCCTGCAGATTGAAGCTTCACGCGTGCTCGGCTGGAGTACCGCCATCGCGGTGCACGCGCTGGCCTTCCTGCTGCTGTTGATCCCCGCCACCTATGTGGCCGCCCCGTTGCCGCGCGAACGCACGCCGGTGACCTTCTTCGAAGCGATACCCGAACCGCCGCCACCGCCGGTCATCATCCGCAAGGAAGAGCCCAAGCCGATCACCCCGGCAACCTCCACCCCGGTGCCGCGTGTAGCCCCGTTGCCGCCACCCACCGCCGTTGCCAGCGACTCACTGGCGGTACCGCCACTGCCCGCCGCGGATACCCAGGCCCCGACCCTGGCTCCCGCCGATCCGGCACCGGCCATGCCGACCGGCGTGCAACTGCAATACCGCACCGCGCCGCCACCGACCTACCCCATCGCCGCCATCCGCGGCAACGAACAGGGCACGGTCGTGCTGCGGGTGCGGGTTGAGCCAGACGGCAAGGCCTCCAGCGTGATGATCGAGCGCAGCAGCGGGTCGCGGGCGTTGGACAACGCCGCACGCCAGCAGATACTGCGTCACTGGCGCTTCGTACCGGCCCAGATGAACGGACAGACGGTCGCGGCCGAGGGCCTGGTGCCAGTGACGTTCTCGCTGCCGGATTGA
- a CDS encoding TonB-dependent receptor encodes MKHPIQRPTLGRRNNLAYSVSVALTSGLLLLSGALASSTAMAQDQATNLDRITVTGSNIPRTNTETPSPVQVVTRQEIDRTGKTTVAEYLQTLTSDGAGSIPKTFGNGFAGGGAGISLRGLGAGSTLVLLNGRRMATYGLADDGQKVFTDLSTIPLDAVDRVEVLKDGASAIYGSDAIAGVVNIILRSDFEGGILRGSYGMSEDGDGDAKKATLTIGTGNLIEDGWNAFMSLDVGKTDAIKISDRKNRKWIGTGDLRRWGISAADSQFIGGAFLNGGTSGGASPNGSVFNDALDPATLVPLPGCQGLTTIPGQTDASIAEDGCLWNPAQLYRDLSPKEEYVNVFGRASFAFGEGGEIYTEIGYSKKETTFSNTPSGVSGSWGYPRGPQNASSGDGAVVLSPTHPDNPIPGQESRLRYSAWDVGPRVTENTNEFNRFLVGVKGNWGEWSYDTAYLHSGTDLTNVRTGFLRYSAVQCALGNPACPGGVWRIGDDAGLNSQALYDYISPTISARAKSSLDMFDFTVSRSLADLQGGPLGLALGTEWRKTSNSLTPQTYTDEGDIIGLGYSAYDGTQNVYAGYVELSAPVLEQLELTGAVRYDKYESGEGKATPKLGVKWTPVDWIALRATYAEGFRAPNPAENGDGGLAAFSTARDPVRCAADPTTTNCGARPVAIITSPNPDLKPEESKSYSVGIVLQPTSSTSLTVDAWQIKRTNEIAQGSTAQAIADGDVLRDTDLINGVPGTGSILAVNTAYVNANSSRVRGIDTDIRQTFDIGPGQLEMDLQWSHVLKFERTEGGETVDYVGTHGNCDVTNCIGTPEDRVNFGTTWKQGPWSVSGVVNYISSLENKDHRGGDYLAFYADGSPVEKISSFTTFDLSGRWNINDAFELNASVQNVFDRIAPLDPTTYGGVNYNPLHFSGAIGRYFTVGAKYTFN; translated from the coding sequence GTGAAACACCCGATCCAACGGCCCACCCTCGGCCGCCGCAACAATCTGGCTTACTCCGTATCCGTCGCGCTTACCAGCGGCCTGCTCCTCCTGAGCGGTGCCTTGGCGTCGTCGACGGCCATGGCCCAGGATCAGGCCACCAACCTTGACCGCATCACGGTCACCGGCTCCAACATCCCCCGTACCAACACCGAAACCCCCTCGCCCGTGCAGGTGGTGACGCGCCAGGAAATCGACCGCACCGGCAAGACCACCGTGGCCGAATACCTGCAGACGCTGACCTCCGACGGCGCAGGCTCCATTCCCAAGACATTCGGCAACGGCTTTGCCGGCGGCGGCGCGGGCATCTCGCTGCGCGGCCTGGGTGCCGGGTCCACCCTGGTACTGCTGAACGGTCGTCGCATGGCGACCTACGGCCTGGCCGATGACGGCCAGAAAGTGTTCACCGACCTGAGCACCATCCCGCTGGACGCGGTGGATCGCGTTGAAGTGCTGAAGGACGGCGCATCCGCGATCTACGGTTCGGACGCGATTGCCGGCGTGGTCAACATCATCCTGCGCAGCGATTTTGAAGGCGGCATCCTGCGTGGCTCCTACGGCATGTCCGAAGACGGTGACGGCGACGCCAAGAAAGCCACCCTCACCATCGGTACCGGCAACCTGATCGAAGATGGCTGGAACGCCTTCATGAGCCTGGACGTTGGCAAGACCGACGCAATCAAGATCAGCGACCGCAAGAACCGCAAGTGGATCGGCACCGGCGACCTCCGTCGCTGGGGCATTTCCGCCGCCGATTCGCAGTTCATCGGCGGTGCGTTCCTCAATGGCGGTACCAGTGGCGGTGCCAGCCCGAACGGCTCGGTGTTCAACGACGCACTGGATCCAGCCACGCTGGTGCCGCTGCCTGGCTGTCAGGGCCTCACCACGATTCCCGGCCAGACTGACGCCTCCATCGCCGAGGACGGCTGCTTGTGGAATCCAGCACAGCTGTATCGTGACCTGAGCCCCAAGGAGGAATACGTCAACGTGTTCGGCCGCGCCAGCTTCGCGTTCGGCGAGGGCGGCGAGATCTACACCGAAATCGGCTACTCGAAGAAGGAAACCACCTTCAGCAACACGCCGTCTGGCGTGTCCGGCAGTTGGGGCTACCCGCGCGGTCCGCAGAATGCCAGCAGCGGTGACGGTGCGGTGGTGCTGTCCCCGACCCATCCGGACAACCCGATTCCGGGCCAGGAATCGCGCCTGCGCTATTCGGCCTGGGACGTGGGCCCGCGCGTGACCGAGAACACCAACGAGTTCAACCGCTTCCTGGTGGGCGTCAAGGGCAACTGGGGTGAGTGGAGCTACGACACCGCTTACCTGCATTCGGGCACCGACCTGACCAACGTGCGTACCGGCTTCCTGCGTTACAGCGCCGTGCAGTGCGCGCTGGGCAACCCGGCCTGCCCCGGTGGTGTGTGGCGCATCGGCGACGATGCCGGGCTGAACTCGCAGGCGCTGTATGACTACATCTCGCCGACCATCAGCGCACGCGCCAAGTCCAGCCTGGACATGTTCGACTTTACCGTGTCGCGCAGCCTGGCCGACCTGCAGGGCGGCCCGCTGGGCCTGGCACTGGGTACCGAATGGCGCAAGACCAGCAACAGCCTGACCCCGCAGACCTACACGGACGAGGGTGACATCATCGGTCTGGGCTACTCTGCCTACGACGGCACCCAGAACGTATACGCCGGCTACGTGGAACTGTCCGCACCGGTGCTGGAGCAGCTCGAACTCACCGGCGCAGTCCGCTACGACAAGTACGAGAGCGGTGAAGGCAAAGCCACGCCGAAACTGGGCGTGAAGTGGACGCCGGTGGACTGGATCGCACTGCGTGCCACCTATGCCGAAGGCTTCCGCGCACCGAACCCGGCGGAAAACGGCGACGGCGGCCTGGCGGCGTTCTCGACCGCACGCGACCCGGTGCGCTGCGCCGCGGACCCGACCACCACCAATTGCGGCGCACGCCCGGTGGCGATCATCACCAGCCCGAACCCGGACCTGAAGCCGGAAGAGTCCAAGAGCTACTCGGTGGGCATCGTGCTGCAGCCGACCTCGAGCACCTCGCTGACGGTGGATGCCTGGCAGATCAAGCGCACCAACGAAATCGCCCAGGGCAGCACCGCCCAGGCGATCGCCGACGGCGACGTGCTGCGCGACACCGACCTGATCAACGGCGTCCCGGGTACCGGCAGCATCCTGGCGGTCAACACCGCCTACGTGAACGCCAACTCGTCGCGGGTGCGGGGTATCGATACTGATATCCGCCAGACCTTCGACATCGGCCCGGGCCAGCTGGAGATGGACCTGCAGTGGAGCCACGTGCTCAAGTTCGAGCGCACCGAAGGCGGTGAAACGGTGGATTACGTGGGCACGCACGGCAACTGCGACGTGACCAACTGCATCGGCACGCCGGAAGACCGGGTCAACTTCGGCACCACCTGGAAGCAGGGACCGTGGAGCGTGAGCGGCGTGGTCAACTACATCTCCAGCCTGGAGAACAAGGACCACCGCGGTGGCGACTACCTCGCCTTCTATGCCGACGGCTCGCCGGTGGAGAAGATCTCCTCGTTCACCACCTTCGACCTGTCCGGTCGTTGGAACATCAACGACGCGTTTGAACTCAACGCATCGGTGCAGAACGTGTTTGATCGTATCGCCCCGCTCGACCCGACCACCTACGGTGGCGTCAACTACAACCCGCTGCATTTCAGCGGCGCGATTGGCCGCTACTTCACGGTGGGGGCGAAGTACACGTTCAATTGA
- the rlmH gene encoding 23S rRNA (pseudouridine(1915)-N(3))-methyltransferase RlmH, with translation MKARLIATGERAPSWVAQGFAEYQKRLSHWLPFELVEIEPGLRGKGRDPRRATEDEGKRVIAALPKNAYVVALDVPGRQLSSEQLAQRLEHWRSQGRDLAFLIGGPEGHSPEVSALADEKWSIGPLTLPHMLVRLVVAEQLYRAAAMLANHPYHRA, from the coding sequence ATGAAAGCACGATTGATCGCCACCGGTGAACGCGCCCCGTCCTGGGTCGCGCAGGGCTTCGCCGAGTACCAGAAGCGACTCTCGCACTGGCTGCCATTTGAGCTGGTGGAAATCGAACCGGGGCTGCGCGGCAAAGGCCGCGACCCGCGTCGCGCCACCGAGGACGAAGGCAAGCGGGTGATTGCCGCGCTGCCCAAGAACGCGTACGTGGTAGCGCTGGATGTTCCGGGCCGCCAGCTCAGTTCAGAGCAGCTCGCGCAGCGCCTGGAACACTGGCGGAGCCAGGGCCGCGATCTGGCATTCCTGATCGGTGGCCCGGAAGGGCATTCGCCGGAGGTATCTGCGCTGGCCGATGAAAAATGGTCGATCGGTCCGCTGACCCTGCCGCACATGCTGGTGCGGCTGGTGGTGGCCGAGCAGCTGTATCGTGCGGCGGCGATGCTCGCCAATCATCCGTATCACCGCGCCTGA
- the rsfS gene encoding ribosome silencing factor: MSDQTQPQTIKVELPHPAPSTQQLLECVRAATEELKAKDIVEINVIGKSSVADYMVIASGTSSRHVKSIADEVVKFAKQAGNMPLGVEGEREAEWVLVDLGDVIVHVMLPRVREFYALERLWTVGDQPPSLLDEDGHDDEQDSYTAR, encoded by the coding sequence TTGAGCGACCAGACCCAGCCTCAGACCATCAAGGTCGAACTGCCCCATCCCGCACCGTCCACCCAGCAGCTGCTGGAATGCGTACGCGCGGCGACCGAAGAGCTGAAGGCCAAGGATATCGTTGAGATCAACGTTATCGGCAAGTCCAGCGTCGCCGATTACATGGTGATCGCCTCGGGCACCTCCAGCCGCCACGTCAAGTCGATTGCCGACGAAGTGGTCAAGTTCGCCAAGCAGGCCGGCAACATGCCGCTGGGCGTGGAAGGCGAGCGCGAGGCCGAGTGGGTGCTGGTCGACCTGGGCGATGTCATTGTTCACGTGATGCTGCCGCGCGTGCGTGAGTTCTATGCGCTGGAACGTCTGTGGACGGTCGGCGACCAGCCGCCGAGCCTGCTCGACGAAGACGGCCACGACGACGAGCAAGACAGCTACACCGCACGCTAA
- the nadD gene encoding nicotinate-nucleotide adenylyltransferase — protein sequence MPLRILYGGTFDPVHLGHLAIARAARDQLQVAVRLLPAADPPHRAPPGANAEQRARMLELAIGDEPGLLVDRREIDRAQQHPGVPSYTVDTLRELRAELGPLQPMAWLVGADSLRSLNQWHEWKDLFGLCHFIVAERMGSPMQAGLAPDLAVALHGRYVNDERPLFSTPGGRILRLRAPLRGESATAVREQIAQRRPWRNLLPEPVADYIADHGLYGASGA from the coding sequence ATGCCGCTGCGCATCCTCTACGGTGGCACCTTCGACCCCGTGCACTTGGGCCATCTGGCCATCGCGCGCGCCGCGCGCGATCAGCTGCAAGTCGCTGTGCGCCTGCTGCCGGCGGCTGACCCGCCGCACCGCGCCCCGCCGGGGGCCAATGCGGAACAGCGTGCCCGCATGCTGGAACTGGCCATCGGTGATGAGCCGGGGCTGCTGGTGGACCGGCGCGAGATCGATCGCGCGCAGCAGCACCCGGGGGTGCCGTCGTATACCGTGGACACCCTGCGTGAGCTGCGCGCTGAACTGGGGCCGCTGCAGCCGATGGCGTGGCTGGTCGGCGCGGACAGTCTGCGCAGCCTGAACCAGTGGCATGAATGGAAGGACCTGTTCGGGCTGTGCCATTTCATCGTGGCCGAACGCATGGGCAGCCCGATGCAGGCGGGGCTGGCTCCGGACCTGGCGGTGGCGTTGCATGGCCGCTATGTCAACGACGAGCGACCGCTGTTTTCCACGCCGGGCGGCCGCATCCTGCGTCTTCGGGCACCGCTGCGTGGCGAATCCGCCACTGCCGTGCGCGAGCAGATCGCCCAGCGCCGCCCATGGCGCAACCTGCTGCCTGAACCCGTCGCCGACTACATCGCCGACCACGGGCTGTACGGTGCCAGTGGGGCGTGA